In Mongoliitalea daihaiensis, one DNA window encodes the following:
- a CDS encoding carboxypeptidase-like regulatory domain-containing protein — protein sequence MKRITIYLFALAFFSIVSNTNAQNLMGGILYNQSNEPIPNAEIEITHSPSGLIYYLVTKTDGSYQLRNVETPGPYSIKVTLENSVWVGNIRRRLNQSSYPIKLAMEEGEGVEERHTSVSMSVRILLNTSK from the coding sequence ATGAAAAGAATCACAATATATTTATTCGCTTTGGCCTTTTTTTCGATTGTATCTAATACAAATGCCCAAAATCTAATGGGTGGAATTCTTTACAATCAATCAAATGAGCCCATACCCAATGCAGAAATAGAAATAACTCATTCGCCGAGTGGTTTGATTTATTATCTAGTAACCAAAACTGATGGTTCATACCAGTTGCGAAATGTTGAAACTCCGGGTCCTTACTCCATCAAGGTAACGCTTGAAAATTCGGTATGGGTTGGTAACATCAGGAGAAGACTCAATCAATCATCCTATCCGATAAAGCTGGCGATGGAAGAAGGAGAAGGTGTTGAAGAAAGACATACAAGTGTATCTATGAGTGTAAGGATTTTACTAAATACTTCAAAATAA
- a CDS encoding DUF748 domain-containing protein produces MNRKLAIVIFFVLLLLLLAARGIPWLINWYLNNNANRIVTNMITRTNTFYGHEISFGKIVLDYNYSGTYLTIDSIHIGQSEELEGGRTVVLADIQKLQVSGFKWRAFLLENSIHVDTALLHGVSIRSFTPPLDSLIAATQTQQAEKKPKRDGPKDYELIQVDFFDLQDLSIRAYNNEVDSIRLALVDLDLNIRQFQLTKEDIKNPKSLFSVEDIHGTIEGIELHFDDYRQYLVANAIELDTREQFFTIGYAGLLHKLGKYEYTGLFGERKAWIQLDSLALDLEGFNFNKFFKESIIEVDTVKATGLILEAFLDKRKTENLQKRPQLIHAVLSELAQPFHIEHVQIANGKIIIEERPDNAAPRSGSLFFSELNGTIQNMSNIPEKRGDNDWLTVDASAKLMGQGSLQALIRYDLVHPEGRFTLRGTLRDQPLASLNNIIEPEAKASIKSGFVQRLDFNIAGNEYEGTGDLIVRFDDLALELLNQDFKSDNNLWRKIGSFLANKLVVRGSNPSKSGSLREGEVYFLRQPHKSIFNYWWQLIFSGLRSTITGEDQEKLKGKQLENRNVGGDQGIQSGEKESKTKRKEKRIFKSKN; encoded by the coding sequence ATGAACCGCAAGCTTGCCATAGTTATTTTCTTTGTGCTGCTGTTGCTTTTACTGGCTGCAAGGGGAATTCCTTGGCTTATCAATTGGTATTTGAATAACAATGCCAATCGGATTGTCACCAACATGATTACGCGAACAAATACGTTTTATGGACATGAAATTAGTTTCGGGAAGATTGTGCTGGATTACAATTACTCGGGAACCTACTTGACAATTGATAGCATCCATATCGGTCAATCAGAGGAGTTGGAAGGGGGAAGGACAGTTGTTTTGGCAGATATCCAAAAACTTCAAGTCTCCGGGTTTAAGTGGAGGGCTTTTCTTTTGGAAAATAGTATTCATGTGGACACGGCTTTGTTGCACGGAGTTTCTATCCGATCTTTTACGCCTCCGTTGGATTCCCTGATTGCAGCCACTCAAACCCAGCAAGCGGAAAAAAAACCAAAAAGGGATGGTCCAAAAGACTACGAATTGATTCAAGTGGATTTTTTTGATTTGCAAGATCTTTCGATACGAGCATACAATAACGAAGTAGACTCCATACGTTTAGCACTGGTGGATCTGGATTTGAACATCCGCCAATTTCAGCTTACGAAGGAAGATATAAAGAATCCCAAATCACTATTTTCTGTGGAGGATATCCATGGAACGATCGAAGGTATCGAGCTTCATTTCGATGATTACCGACAATATCTGGTAGCGAATGCGATTGAGTTGGATACAAGAGAACAGTTTTTCACCATTGGCTATGCAGGTCTGTTGCATAAGTTGGGTAAATATGAGTATACAGGCTTATTTGGTGAGCGCAAGGCTTGGATTCAACTGGATTCGCTGGCGCTTGATTTAGAGGGGTTCAATTTCAATAAGTTCTTCAAAGAAAGCATTATAGAGGTCGACACTGTGAAAGCAACGGGTTTGATTTTGGAAGCCTTCTTAGACAAGCGAAAGACAGAAAATCTTCAAAAACGGCCCCAATTGATCCATGCAGTGTTATCCGAACTTGCACAGCCTTTTCACATCGAACATGTACAGATAGCAAATGGGAAAATCATCATCGAAGAGCGTCCTGACAATGCTGCTCCTAGGTCTGGAAGCCTGTTTTTTTCTGAACTCAATGGAACTATTCAAAATATGTCGAATATTCCTGAAAAAAGAGGTGACAATGACTGGCTGACAGTTGATGCGAGTGCAAAACTGATGGGCCAAGGCTCCCTTCAAGCACTGATTCGTTATGATTTGGTACATCCTGAGGGACGATTTACATTGCGTGGAACATTGAGGGATCAACCACTAGCCTCCTTAAACAACATCATCGAACCCGAAGCAAAGGCTAGCATCAAATCAGGATTTGTTCAGCGATTGGATTTCAACATTGCGGGAAATGAGTATGAGGGAACAGGGGATTTGATTGTTAGATTTGATGACCTTGCACTGGAGTTGCTCAACCAAGATTTTAAATCGGATAATAATCTTTGGAGGAAAATAGGCTCATTTTTAGCTAATAAGTTGGTAGTAAGAGGCTCTAATCCCAGTAAAAGTGGAAGTCTACGAGAAGGGGAGGTTTATTTTCTCCGTCAGCCCCATAAGTCCATTTTCAACTATTGGTGGCAGTTGATTTTTTCGGGTTTGCGAAGTACTATAACAGGTGAAGACCAAGAAAAATTGAAAGGAAAGCAGTTGGAAAATAGAAATGTCGGTGGGGATCAAGGAATCCAATCTGGAGAGAAAGAGTCTAAAACTAAAAGGAAGGAAAAAAGAATTTTTAAAAGTAAAAATTAG
- a CDS encoding ATP-binding protein, translating to METLFQYSNKLISEVSVEFVRHAYNSINWNNRMLGVIGPRGVGKTTLLLQYIKNNLSLKETLYVTAEDFYFANNRLIDVASEFVKWGGKHLFIDEIHKYPDWSKELKLLYDYHPDLKIVFSGSSVLDIKKGSADLSRRAVMFYMQGLSFREYLAFAYQLRIRPYTLEEILANKLQLKEIPHPLPLFQEYLKKGYYPFAAEEGFQIKLMQVVNQTLEVDIPSFANMNVSTGRKLKQLMAIVAESIPFKPNMSKIAELLSISRNNVGDYFLYMEEAGMIMQARNPTEGIRALGKVEKIYLENPNLVFSLANQHQDKGNLRETFFMNQLKLTHAITSSPIADFRVDGIDFEIGRKNKSGKQLSQAKNGYLVKDDIETGYLNTIPLWNFGFLY from the coding sequence ATGGAAACATTATTTCAATACTCAAATAAACTAATATCTGAAGTAAGTGTGGAGTTTGTTCGCCATGCTTACAATTCAATCAATTGGAACAACCGAATGCTTGGCGTAATTGGTCCAAGGGGTGTTGGTAAAACAACACTGCTATTACAATACATAAAAAACAATCTTTCCCTGAAAGAAACACTATATGTCACAGCAGAGGATTTCTACTTTGCCAACAATCGCTTGATTGATGTAGCGAGTGAATTTGTCAAATGGGGAGGTAAGCACCTTTTTATTGACGAAATACATAAATATCCAGATTGGTCAAAAGAATTGAAGCTGCTTTACGACTATCATCCTGATTTGAAAATAGTATTTTCAGGCTCTTCCGTGTTAGATATAAAAAAAGGAAGTGCCGACTTAAGCAGAAGGGCTGTCATGTTTTACATGCAAGGATTATCATTCAGAGAATATCTAGCTTTCGCCTACCAGCTACGGATAAGACCTTATACATTGGAAGAAATTCTAGCAAACAAATTACAGCTAAAAGAAATCCCACATCCGTTGCCATTATTTCAAGAGTACTTAAAAAAAGGATATTATCCATTTGCAGCCGAAGAAGGCTTTCAAATAAAACTTATGCAAGTAGTCAATCAGACCTTGGAAGTAGACATCCCAAGCTTTGCAAATATGAATGTTTCTACCGGAAGAAAGTTGAAGCAACTGATGGCAATAGTAGCCGAAAGCATCCCTTTTAAACCCAATATGAGCAAGATTGCTGAATTACTATCAATTTCCCGAAATAATGTGGGAGATTATTTCCTCTACATGGAAGAGGCAGGTATGATTATGCAAGCCCGCAATCCAACAGAAGGAATAAGAGCCCTAGGAAAAGTAGAAAAAATCTATCTTGAAAACCCCAATCTTGTTTTTAGTTTGGCTAATCAACACCAAGATAAAGGAAACCTTCGGGAAACATTTTTTATGAATCAGCTTAAATTAACCCATGCAATCACTTCTTCTCCCATAGCAGATTTTAGAGTTGATGGTATAGACTTTGAAATTGGAAGAAAAAACAAAAGTGGCAAACAATTGAGTCAAGCAAAAAATGGATATCTCGTAAAAGATGATATAGAAACAGGTTATCTCAATACCATTCCATTATGGAATTTTGGATTTTTATACTAG
- a CDS encoding lytic transglycosylase domain-containing protein: MQRFHLIVIYTLIALLIGVVLFQFKLLQEASEQPQLTVNTSDGNQIRITIPDKRVNIFSLPDKVNFAGEELPLKDPEVRERFEREIYVNAYWESNAILLMKRANKFLPTIEKILKENGVPEDFKYLAMAESNLLNVVSPAGARGFWQFMDATAKEYNLEVSKDVDERYHLEKSTVAACKYLKKAYANFGNWTSVAASYNMGISGLSKRKNEQRHNNYYDLWLNEETSRYIFRIVAFKELFENSERYGFELPKEELYELPTLRALQVQSSIPNLADWAIKHGSSYKDLKIHNPWLRSTKLNVSKGKTYTILLPV, from the coding sequence TTGCAGCGATTTCATCTTATAGTGATTTATACCTTGATCGCACTACTCATAGGGGTAGTGCTTTTTCAGTTTAAGCTTTTGCAGGAGGCCTCCGAGCAGCCACAGCTTACAGTCAATACCAGTGATGGCAATCAAATACGGATAACGATTCCCGATAAGCGGGTGAATATTTTTTCCCTACCTGATAAAGTAAATTTCGCAGGTGAAGAACTTCCCTTGAAAGACCCAGAGGTTCGGGAGCGCTTTGAACGAGAGATTTATGTGAATGCCTATTGGGAGTCCAATGCTATTTTGTTGATGAAGCGGGCTAATAAGTTTTTGCCGACTATTGAGAAGATTTTGAAAGAAAATGGTGTTCCTGAGGACTTCAAATACCTAGCGATGGCGGAATCCAATTTGCTGAATGTGGTATCCCCGGCTGGAGCGCGTGGATTTTGGCAGTTTATGGATGCGACGGCCAAGGAATATAACCTTGAAGTGAGCAAAGATGTAGATGAACGTTACCACTTGGAAAAATCTACCGTAGCGGCCTGCAAGTATTTGAAGAAGGCCTATGCTAATTTTGGGAATTGGACTTCTGTGGCCGCGAGTTACAATATGGGAATTTCCGGCCTTTCTAAACGGAAGAACGAGCAGCGTCACAACAATTATTACGACTTGTGGCTCAATGAGGAGACGAGCCGCTACATTTTCAGGATTGTGGCATTTAAGGAGCTTTTTGAGAATTCTGAGCGTTATGGGTTTGAATTGCCAAAGGAGGAGTTGTATGAGCTTCCTACCTTGAGAGCCCTACAAGTGCAGAGTTCCATTCCTAACTTGGCAGATTGGGCGATCAAACACGGTAGCAGCTACAAGGATTTAAAAATCCACAACCCATGGCTTCGCTCCACGAAACTGAATGTCTCCAAAGGCAAGACCTACACCATCCTTCTGCCCGTTTGA
- a CDS encoding LOG family protein, protein MSSRFENFEEKREEKIRKAFKERDWNEIKSQDSWVIFKVISEFVEGFEKLGKIGPCVSVFGSARTPADHPHYIMAEEISAKLVRHGYGVITGGGPGIMEAANKGANSENGKSVGLCIKLPFEAKGNIYIDPDKMIMFDYFFVRKVMFTKYSQGFVVLPGGFGTLDELFEALTLIQTIKIGRFPIVLVGREFWGGLIDWIKKTLLEDYKYISEPDLDLFYVVDDAVEAVKVIDDFYSKYLLTPNY, encoded by the coding sequence ATGAGTAGCAGATTTGAGAATTTTGAGGAGAAGAGAGAAGAAAAAATACGTAAAGCGTTCAAAGAGCGTGATTGGAATGAAATCAAGAGTCAGGACTCTTGGGTAATTTTTAAGGTAATCAGCGAATTTGTAGAGGGTTTTGAGAAGCTTGGTAAAATTGGTCCGTGCGTTTCGGTATTTGGTTCGGCACGTACCCCAGCTGACCATCCGCATTATATCATGGCTGAAGAGATTTCGGCCAAATTGGTGCGTCATGGTTACGGAGTGATCACCGGTGGAGGTCCTGGGATCATGGAGGCAGCCAACAAAGGAGCTAATTCGGAGAATGGTAAGTCCGTTGGTTTGTGTATCAAGCTACCTTTTGAAGCCAAAGGAAATATCTACATTGACCCGGACAAGATGATCATGTTTGATTACTTCTTTGTGCGAAAGGTGATGTTTACGAAATATTCCCAAGGATTTGTCGTGTTGCCTGGTGGATTTGGAACCTTGGATGAATTATTCGAAGCATTGACCTTGATCCAAACCATCAAAATTGGTCGTTTCCCAATCGTATTGGTAGGAAGAGAGTTTTGGGGAGGATTGATTGACTGGATTAAGAAGACCCTTTTGGAAGATTATAAATACATTTCTGAGCCGGATTTAGATTTGTTCTATGTGGTAGATGATGCAGTAGAAGCTGTGAAGGTGATTGATGATTTCTATTCCAAGTATTTACTGACACCAAATTATTAA
- a CDS encoding DPP IV N-terminal domain-containing protein gives MGLSKAYLIYKKYTLSIGIVIFISLLICCTNVLEEDPICIDGCINFEVIDYEPSWSPDGKWIAYYHVDSRTDYTGIYRIRPDGSENTFWIPGGQNPAWSPDSKWLAYSLGAQIWITELEGDSSEQLTFEGRNFSPNFEGFSSNLVYRRSYTSPEKASVQGIWILDSQTKEIRQVYSGNIGDPQWYNENEIISYRGVPDGKGSIRFDLLKIDVTSEQTNLLGLLSDPFHYLGYLRISTGKDRILFTANGDGPDTIVRTFLLFLAEKRKSMLLSNAYSAEWSPDSSKIVYTNSNVGNGRLHILDLVSNQSFQLTFENQFLTP, from the coding sequence ATGGGATTATCCAAAGCATATTTGATTTATAAAAAATATACCCTTTCAATTGGGATAGTAATTTTTATTAGCCTGCTAATCTGTTGCACAAATGTATTGGAGGAAGATCCTATATGTATTGATGGATGCATTAATTTTGAAGTGATTGACTATGAACCTTCCTGGAGCCCGGATGGCAAATGGATCGCCTATTATCATGTGGACAGCCGAACCGACTATACAGGGATTTACAGGATTAGGCCTGATGGCAGTGAAAACACTTTTTGGATACCCGGTGGACAAAATCCTGCCTGGAGCCCTGATTCCAAATGGCTTGCTTATTCCCTTGGTGCCCAAATCTGGATCACCGAATTGGAAGGTGACAGCTCAGAACAACTGACCTTTGAAGGGAGAAATTTTTCACCAAACTTCGAAGGCTTTTCGAGTAATTTAGTATACAGGAGAAGTTACACTTCTCCTGAAAAAGCTTCAGTTCAAGGTATTTGGATTCTTGATTCGCAAACAAAAGAAATCCGCCAAGTTTATTCGGGAAATATTGGAGATCCTCAATGGTATAACGAGAATGAAATTATTTCTTATAGAGGTGTTCCGGATGGAAAAGGATCAATCCGATTCGACCTCCTTAAAATAGACGTTACTTCTGAGCAAACAAACCTTTTGGGTCTACTTTCAGATCCATTTCATTATCTGGGTTATTTAAGAATTTCCACCGGAAAAGACCGGATTTTATTTACCGCAAATGGAGATGGCCCCGATACAATAGTAAGGACATTTCTTCTATTTCTTGCAGAAAAAAGAAAATCAATGCTATTAAGCAACGCATATAGTGCCGAATGGTCACCGGATAGTAGTAAAATAGTCTATACCAATTCAAATGTAGGCAACGGTAGACTACATATATTGGATTTGGTCAGTAACCAATCATTCCAACTCACTTTTGAAAATCAATTTTTAACCCCTTAA
- a CDS encoding lipoprotein signal peptidase, translated as MKYLKYFGIALLVIVLDQVVKLIVHYQMDFGTPGQIKVFGDWFKLHYTTNPGMAFGMQIGHEYGKLLLTSFRLVAMFGIGYYLYSIIEKKMHALYIVCISMILGGAIGNLIDSIFYGVWFNNAPFNAPTPWFHGQVIDMFYIDIWEGYLPTWIPFVGGSYTALWPIFNIADASIFVGVAIILIFQGRFFKEEENQKSAVVEQEDEIQRQFIEGEEEKLVDENREARSESLESGDEKREK; from the coding sequence ATGAAGTATTTAAAATATTTTGGCATTGCCTTACTCGTAATTGTGCTTGACCAAGTGGTGAAGTTGATTGTCCATTACCAAATGGATTTTGGCACACCTGGACAGATCAAAGTCTTTGGGGATTGGTTTAAATTGCACTATACCACCAATCCAGGCATGGCCTTTGGTATGCAGATTGGCCACGAATATGGTAAGTTATTGTTGACAAGTTTTCGTTTGGTAGCGATGTTTGGGATTGGCTACTACCTCTACAGCATCATTGAGAAAAAAATGCATGCGTTATATATCGTCTGTATCTCCATGATTTTGGGAGGGGCTATTGGTAACCTGATAGACAGTATTTTTTACGGTGTTTGGTTCAATAATGCGCCCTTTAATGCACCAACTCCTTGGTTTCATGGACAAGTAATCGACATGTTTTACATCGATATTTGGGAAGGTTATCTGCCAACTTGGATTCCATTCGTGGGTGGTAGTTATACTGCCTTATGGCCGATTTTTAATATTGCAGATGCTTCCATTTTTGTAGGAGTAGCTATCATTTTAATTTTCCAAGGTAGGTTTTTCAAAGAGGAGGAGAACCAAAAATCAGCGGTAGTTGAGCAAGAGGATGAGATTCAGCGACAGTTTATTGAGGGAGAAGAGGAGAAGCTAGTGGATGAGAACCGAGAGGCGAGAAGCGAGAGTTTAGAATCAGGAGATGAGAAGCGAGAAAAATGA
- the ileS gene encoding isoleucine--tRNA ligase, producing MKKYQEFKQVDYPQIGESILQYWKENDIFNKSVTQRQGAETFTFFEGPPSANGTPGIHHVMARTLKDIFCRYKTLKGFQVKRKGGWDTHGLPVELQVEKELGITKEDIGKKITVEEYNRKCRETVMRFKNEWDDLTEKIGYWVDLDDPYITFEANYIESLWYLLQQLYKKDLLYKGYTIQPYSPAAGTGLSSHELNQPGCYRDVKDTSITAQFKLKNQENTYILAWTTTPWTLPSNSALAVGENLDYVKVQTFNPYTFEPMFAILAKARMSAYFNPKAADKALEDFKGGDKLIPYQIVEEFKGKDLLGLEYQQLFPIAELNLPHPAFTVVAGDYVTTEDGTGIVHLAKAFGADDFRTLVQNNIPGVFVKDEAGNEVPVVDKQGKFLSVVGTYLAAKMKEHAISAHKEFGPDDFFVKNYTNDDESNKEYKNTDIIISIILKNENKAFKVEKYEHSYPHCWRTDKPILYYPLESWFIKTTAYKDKLVALNKTINWKPEATGTGRFGNWLENLVDWNLSRSRFWGTPLPIWRTEDGSEEKCIGSVPELQAEMDKAIAAGVMEKSPWEGKEMDLHRPYVDDVVLVSSTGEKMFREPDLIDVWFDSGAMPYAQWHYPFENQDIFQANYPADYIAEGVDQTRGWFFTLHAIAGMLFDSVAFKNVIANGLVLDKNGNKMSKRLGNAIDPFKTLKEYGPDALRWYMLSNANPWDNLKFNLDGVVEVQRRFFGTLQNTYNFFALYANLDAFVYDTNASIPVAKRAELDQWIISKLQSLIAEVEGAMDNYDATKATRAIMNFTVDHLSNWYVRLARKRFWRGEMNEDKQAAYETLYECLLSITQLMSSFAPFYADWLYKNLTASTSDALESVHLTDWKSAASDLIDQELEASMDMAQRISSLVHSLRKNKDIGIKVRQPLQRIMIPVLNEQTKRQIMHVEELIKSEVNIKMVEYIDDTSGILVKNAKPNLPVLGKKLGPKMRFVVAAIKSWGQEEINTIEKQGKIMVPADGEEIELLLEEVLISSEDIPGWSVATDEGLTVALDITLTEELKQEGIARDLVNRVQNLRKDMGLEVQDKIHIQVGKQEALIDAAIQNFAGYIQTETQALTLEVRDQVEGAIALDMDDFELQVKVTKA from the coding sequence GTGAAAAAATACCAGGAGTTTAAGCAAGTAGATTATCCACAGATAGGAGAAAGTATCCTCCAATACTGGAAAGAAAACGACATATTCAATAAGTCTGTCACCCAACGACAAGGGGCTGAAACCTTCACTTTTTTTGAAGGACCACCTTCTGCTAATGGTACACCCGGTATTCACCATGTGATGGCGCGTACCTTGAAGGATATTTTTTGTCGATACAAAACCTTGAAAGGCTTCCAAGTAAAGCGTAAAGGAGGATGGGATACGCACGGTTTGCCGGTAGAATTACAGGTAGAAAAGGAATTGGGGATCACCAAGGAAGATATCGGCAAGAAAATCACCGTAGAGGAATACAACCGCAAATGCCGCGAGACAGTCATGCGTTTCAAAAATGAATGGGATGACCTCACCGAAAAAATCGGCTATTGGGTGGATTTGGATGATCCATACATCACCTTTGAGGCCAACTATATCGAATCCCTGTGGTACCTCTTGCAGCAATTGTACAAAAAAGACTTGTTGTACAAAGGCTACACCATTCAGCCCTACTCTCCTGCTGCGGGGACAGGGCTGAGTTCGCACGAACTCAATCAACCGGGCTGCTACCGGGATGTGAAGGATACCTCCATCACGGCGCAGTTTAAACTCAAAAATCAGGAAAATACCTATATCCTGGCTTGGACGACTACTCCTTGGACCTTACCGTCCAACTCTGCCCTTGCAGTGGGAGAAAACCTGGATTATGTAAAGGTCCAAACCTTCAATCCCTATACCTTCGAGCCGATGTTTGCAATTTTGGCAAAAGCCAGAATGAGCGCCTATTTCAACCCAAAGGCAGCAGATAAGGCATTGGAGGATTTTAAAGGCGGAGACAAATTGATTCCTTACCAAATCGTGGAGGAGTTCAAAGGAAAGGATTTACTTGGGCTGGAATATCAACAGTTATTCCCAATTGCAGAACTGAACCTTCCTCATCCTGCCTTTACGGTTGTAGCAGGTGATTATGTGACTACAGAAGATGGTACGGGTATCGTTCACCTGGCCAAAGCTTTTGGTGCAGATGACTTCCGTACCTTGGTGCAAAATAACATTCCGGGCGTTTTTGTAAAAGATGAAGCAGGCAACGAAGTTCCTGTGGTGGATAAGCAGGGTAAATTTTTGTCTGTAGTAGGCACATATTTAGCTGCTAAAATGAAGGAACACGCAATCAGCGCCCACAAGGAGTTTGGTCCGGATGATTTCTTTGTAAAAAATTACACCAATGATGATGAATCCAACAAGGAATACAAGAATACGGATATCATCATTTCTATCATTTTAAAGAATGAAAACAAGGCCTTCAAGGTCGAAAAATACGAACACAGCTACCCGCATTGCTGGAGAACAGATAAGCCAATCTTGTACTATCCTTTGGAAAGCTGGTTTATCAAAACTACTGCCTACAAGGATAAGTTGGTAGCTCTCAACAAGACCATTAATTGGAAACCTGAAGCTACCGGTACGGGTCGTTTTGGAAACTGGTTGGAAAATCTCGTGGATTGGAACCTGAGCCGTTCCCGATTCTGGGGAACTCCCCTGCCGATCTGGAGAACAGAAGATGGTTCGGAAGAAAAGTGCATTGGTTCCGTACCGGAGTTGCAAGCCGAGATGGACAAAGCCATAGCTGCTGGTGTGATGGAAAAATCTCCTTGGGAAGGCAAAGAAATGGACTTGCATAGGCCCTATGTGGATGATGTGGTCTTGGTTTCTTCTACGGGAGAGAAAATGTTCCGAGAGCCGGATTTGATTGACGTTTGGTTTGACTCGGGTGCCATGCCGTATGCGCAGTGGCATTATCCATTCGAAAATCAAGACATCTTCCAAGCCAACTATCCAGCAGATTACATCGCCGAAGGTGTGGACCAAACAAGAGGCTGGTTCTTTACCTTGCATGCGATTGCAGGAATGCTCTTTGACTCGGTAGCATTCAAAAATGTGATTGCCAATGGTCTGGTGTTGGATAAAAACGGCAACAAAATGTCCAAGCGATTGGGCAATGCGATTGATCCGTTCAAGACCTTGAAAGAATACGGACCGGATGCTTTGCGTTGGTATATGCTCAGCAATGCCAACCCTTGGGATAATTTGAAATTCAATTTGGATGGTGTCGTGGAGGTGCAGCGCAGATTCTTCGGTACGCTTCAAAACACCTATAACTTCTTTGCGCTGTATGCGAATTTGGATGCTTTTGTCTACGACACAAATGCCTCCATCCCTGTAGCTAAGCGTGCCGAATTGGATCAGTGGATCATTTCCAAGTTGCAGTCCTTGATTGCAGAAGTGGAAGGCGCGATGGACAATTACGATGCCACCAAAGCTACCCGTGCGATCATGAACTTTACCGTGGATCACTTGTCCAACTGGTACGTTCGCCTAGCCAGGAAACGATTCTGGAGAGGGGAGATGAATGAGGATAAGCAGGCAGCATACGAGACCTTGTACGAATGCTTATTGAGCATCACACAGTTGATGTCTTCTTTTGCGCCTTTCTATGCAGATTGGTTGTACAAAAATCTGACGGCATCCACCAGCGATGCGTTAGAGTCGGTTCATTTGACGGACTGGAAGTCGGCAGCAAGTGACTTGATTGATCAAGAATTGGAAGCCAGCATGGATATGGCACAGCGCATCAGTTCCTTGGTACACTCCTTGAGAAAAAACAAAGACATCGGCATCAAGGTACGACAGCCTTTGCAGCGCATCATGATTCCTGTCTTGAATGAGCAGACCAAGCGTCAGATCATGCACGTGGAGGAATTGATAAAGTCTGAGGTGAATATTAAGATGGTAGAATACATCGACGATACTTCCGGTATCTTGGTGAAGAATGCCAAGCCTAATTTACCTGTGTTGGGTAAAAAGTTGGGACCAAAAATGCGATTTGTCGTTGCGGCTATCAAATCCTGGGGACAAGAAGAAATCAATACCATCGAAAAGCAGGGCAAGATTATGGTTCCTGCAGATGGAGAAGAGATCGAATTGTTATTGGAAGAAGTATTGATCAGTTCCGAGGATATTCCAGGTTGGTCAGTTGCTACGGACGAAGGTTTGACTGTGGCATTGGACATTACCTTAACTGAAGAATTGAAGCAGGAAGGGATTGCCAGAGATTTGGTCAACCGCGTTCAGAATCTCCGAAAAGACATGGGATTGGAAGTGCAGGATAAGATTCACATCCAAGTAGGCAAACAGGAAGCACTCATCGATGCGGCGATTCAAAACTTTGCTGGCTATATCCAAACCGAAACCCAAGCTTTGACGTTGGAAGTCAGAGACCAAGTGGAAGGTGCGATAGCACTGGATATGGATGATTTCGAATTGCAGGTAAAGGTTACCAAAGCTTAA